From a single Anomalospiza imberbis isolate Cuckoo-Finch-1a 21T00152 chromosome 16, ASM3175350v1, whole genome shotgun sequence genomic region:
- the LOC137483368 gene encoding parvalbumin, thymic CPV3 isoform X1, whose translation MSLTDILSPSDIAAALRDCQAPDSFSPKKFFQISGMSKKSSSQLKEIFRILDNDQSGFIEEDELKYFLQRFECGARVLTTSETKTFLAAADHDGDGKIGAEEFQEMVQA comes from the exons ATGAGCCTTACAGACATTCTAAGCCCTTCTGACATCGCTGCTGCTCTGCGGGACTGCCAAG ctcCAGATTCCTTTAGTCCCAAAAAATTCTTTCAGATCAGTGGGATGTCTAAAAAGAGTAGCAGCCAGCTCAAGGAGATCTTCCGGATTCTCGACAATGATCAAAGTGGCTTTATTGAGGAAGATGAGCTCAA GTATTTCCTTCAGAGGTTTGAGTGTGGAGCCAGAGTGTTAACCACCTCAGAAACCAAGACCTTCTTGGCAGCTGCAGATCATGATGGGGATGGTAAAATCGGGGCTGAAG